From the genome of Winogradskyella forsetii, one region includes:
- a CDS encoding DegT/DnrJ/EryC1/StrS family aminotransferase, whose product MPGFELFSDLERKEVNDVLDNGVLMRYGFDGMRKGHWKAKELESELAKTFQSNHVQLVSSGTAAVSVALASAGVGAGDEVIMPTFTFVASFEAIMMLGAIPVLVDIDDTLTLDPKAVEAAITQNTKAVMVVQMCGSMGNMEALSEICNKHNLIFVEDACQAIGGTYKGKPLGSIADLGCFSFDFVKTITCGEGGAVVTNNKDYYINADHYSDHGHDHIGNDRGAETHPFLGYNFRISELHAAVGLAQVRRLPEFIAIQKRNYTILKNALARVPGVTFRRVPEGGEESYAFLNFFLPDLESARKISAAFKDNAVDACWNYYDNNWHYIRKWDHLKDLKSLFPISAEVKEGLEYLKTKSFEQSDAYIGRNMSCLIKLSWTQEEVSARAQKMSDIIKDIIK is encoded by the coding sequence ATGCCAGGATTCGAATTATTTAGCGATTTAGAACGTAAAGAAGTAAATGATGTTTTAGACAATGGCGTCTTAATGCGCTATGGGTTTGATGGCATGCGAAAAGGCCATTGGAAAGCGAAAGAACTTGAATCTGAATTGGCGAAAACATTCCAATCCAACCATGTGCAACTAGTGTCAAGTGGAACTGCTGCAGTTTCTGTGGCATTGGCTTCGGCAGGCGTTGGAGCGGGAGATGAAGTGATTATGCCAACATTTACCTTTGTAGCTAGTTTCGAAGCTATTATGATGCTTGGAGCCATTCCTGTTTTAGTGGATATTGATGATACCTTAACTTTAGATCCAAAAGCAGTTGAAGCTGCTATAACCCAAAACACAAAAGCCGTTATGGTCGTACAAATGTGCGGAAGTATGGGAAATATGGAGGCTCTAAGTGAAATTTGTAATAAGCACAATTTAATTTTTGTTGAAGATGCATGCCAAGCCATTGGAGGTACCTACAAAGGAAAACCCTTAGGAAGTATTGCGGATTTAGGTTGTTTTTCATTCGATTTTGTAAAAACAATTACCTGCGGAGAAGGTGGAGCGGTAGTTACTAATAACAAAGACTATTACATCAATGCAGATCATTATAGCGATCATGGCCACGACCATATTGGTAATGATAGAGGTGCAGAAACGCATCCGTTTTTAGGTTATAATTTTAGGATTTCAGAATTACACGCTGCAGTTGGTTTGGCACAAGTGAGACGCTTGCCAGAATTTATTGCGATTCAAAAACGGAATTATACCATTTTAAAAAACGCATTGGCCAGAGTGCCCGGAGTGACCTTTAGAAGGGTTCCAGAAGGAGGAGAAGAAAGTTATGCTTTTCTTAACTTCTTTTTGCCTGACTTAGAATCTGCGCGAAAAATTTCAGCAGCATTTAAAGACAATGCTGTGGATGCCTGTTGGAATTATTATGACAACAATTGGCATTACATTAGAAAATGGGATCATCTTAAAGATTTAAAATCATTGTTCCCTATCTCAGCAGAAGTCAAGGAAGGTTTAGAATATCTTAAAACTAAAAGCTTTGAGCAATCAGATGCTTATATTGGTCGCAATATGTCTTGCTTAATTAAACTATCTTGGACACAAGAAGAAGTGTCGGCACGCGCTCAGAAAATGAGTGATATTATTAAAGATATTATCAAATAG
- a CDS encoding NAD(P)H-dependent oxidoreductase has product MSIIEKLKWRYATKKFDTGKTLTKEKLEILKEAFNLTALSYGLQTLKLVIVEDKVARQGLVEVAYGQRQVVDSSHLLVLCIQTEIDGNDVNNHFDTIKTIRNTPDEILQPFKEQMKSTINGMDPEKKVGWATRQAYIALGNLMTVCAIEGIDSCPMEGFIPKKLDEKLGLDTHGLSSVLLLPVGYRASDDMFAGFKKVRKHLSETIIEL; this is encoded by the coding sequence ATGTCCATTATAGAAAAATTGAAATGGCGTTATGCCACTAAAAAATTTGATACAGGCAAAACGCTAACAAAAGAAAAATTGGAGATATTGAAAGAAGCCTTTAATTTAACGGCATTATCTTATGGTTTACAAACTCTAAAGTTAGTCATTGTAGAAGATAAAGTTGCTAGACAAGGCTTAGTGGAGGTAGCTTATGGTCAACGTCAGGTTGTTGATTCTTCGCATTTATTAGTATTATGTATTCAAACTGAAATTGACGGTAATGATGTAAATAATCATTTTGACACCATTAAAACCATAAGAAATACACCAGATGAAATTTTACAACCATTTAAGGAACAAATGAAATCTACAATAAATGGTATGGATCCTGAAAAAAAGGTAGGTTGGGCAACACGACAAGCTTATATTGCTTTAGGTAATTTAATGACTGTTTGTGCGATAGAAGGCATAGACAGCTGTCCAATGGAAGGCTTTATACCAAAAAAATTAGACGAAAAATTAGGATTGGATACACATGGTTTAAGTTCTGTTTTATTATTACCTGTAGGTTACAGAGCCAGTGATGACATGTTTGCTGGTTTTAAAAAAGTAAGAAAACACTTGTCCGAAACTATTATAGAATTATAA
- a CDS encoding T9SS type B sorting domain-containing protein — MKKILLIVISIVLLANVEAQEPNDCVDAIVVCGNGTFSSNATGSGDDSEVNGCGGFENNSLWLEVNIVQSGTLGFDLIPDDPDIMVDYDFWVFGPNRLCSNLGSPIRCATTNPNQAGLPNNFTGINGSTTLTQTGPGANGNGYVFWLNVNVGESYFIVIDRPAGEGGFQLEWTGTASEGTGAFPAPPEANTIEDIKQCSSNPNIGVFDLNSLKPSINSDAANTIDFYASLADATDDINELPGIYANTSNPQQIYAKVKSGITDCYSLVDFNLVVTPIPTATVAVSSTAICEGEDVTFTFTGTPDSVVYYNINGGDTEEILIDDTGIATIVQNPTLDTEVNLEDAQILSATNAVVCSQTLADSVSVTVNSNTVPTIINNTPICEGEDGELQFSGDPNATITYTNDSGANQSLNLDATGNFTLTIPALTADTDIDIISVTSATPPNCELALNITETIVVGTLPTVIDPEPLLECNDGTNPNSASFDLEAQSAAISDNATNVTVTYYETEILAETGNSLDALASPYDSTSANQTIYVRVETDTGCVGYTTLNLQVVGAPLANMATDLLSCDANNLGIGVFDLTQAEAEIIAGNTQAVQVSYYILETEAEAGGTPTIANPTVFENTDTYNQTVYVRVDADATDCYNISPLNLEVFDTPVITTPDLLETCDDASNDGLAQFDLETQTPIILNGATGTTITYHLSLLDAENNDDALTSPYTNESNNQILYVRAENDLNTDCYTTTTFNLIVNPLPSFSTPTPLEVCDDGTPDGITELDLSLKNAEITGSNPNYSVSYYESMADLQSGADPLPTLYTNTSNGQIIIAYVEDINTGCSDTTTLELLVQQAPVANMPTPLDFCDPDSDGFGTFDLTSKDDEITGGDTTLTVSYHETMADAQNNVNPVPSPYNNIVLGSQTLYARVESSTIATDCDTIVTLQINVNPTPQLGAVAPEPLEICDDISADGFGQFDLTSKIPEILENLADPTLYNVTFYVNETDAADALSPINNATNYTNSDDFNQVVWVRVEDMMSGCYKLTTLELIVNPIPVLVQAVPLELCDDNNPGDQEEAFTLEDAADDILNGQSGIGLAFFETQADLDANTDPISSPYTNIENPQTVFVKATNNATGCVNTSLLTLRVRPIPSPLAPMDLEVCDDDADGFTEFDLEERTTEIIGGELDIDITYHETLEDANTGSNAFASPYTNIVINEQTIYVRATNTVTGCYDISRTLTIRVLDIPQVPTTIEPFIICDMDSNGFTQFDLTTKNSEIIGAQTDVTITYHVSEADALSGNSPISTPGSYTNSSNPQTIFVRLENDNNDCFDIGSFEISVALPPEAIQPAPLEICDDETADEITVFDLTMKNDEVTGGEASWSVAYYETLANAQDEVDAVNAEAYTNTAIGTAEANPQTLVAVVTDTDTGCTDMVTLTIRVLPNPTPTASDLLPNIERCYEENTGDGEEEFDLTENEDLIRNGENGVTITYHETEDAANAGTDAIPDPTQYTNTGTPTQEIYVRMTKDATGCYALVDFTIEVNPLPEVVAVTDFIQCELFTDGTDTFDLSTKDAEVLNGQDEAQFTVSYHDNLTDAEEGMNGLVSPYTNTANPQQIFVTITNNGTGCSISTQSFNIEVQEAAQANPDMDPILFELCDDEMETDGNPVNDSAQFDLTEMDTEVLDGQDPLNYIVTYYATQEDADDKVNPLPTLYENVTNPQVIYARVDNDTPDAVTDADTSICYALAALTLQMNPLPEFDLDESYTLCVNTDGSEILDPLVIDTGLSATDYGFVWSYEGVEITGETGPSIMPTQGGSYSVLVTDISTSTATNCTNEDTTVVMESEPPSITVNVLTQNFAESHVLEVVPGDEIGDYEYSLDNGPWQDGTLFTDVSPGQHHVTARDRNGCGTTTEPAFIIDYPLYFTPNGDGQNETWNIESIGSSAKIYIFDRYGKLLKQISPDGTGWDGTYNGSAMPTDGYWFTVEYDEPLTGERKEFRAHFTLKR, encoded by the coding sequence ATGAAGAAGATTTTACTTATAGTAATTTCAATAGTTCTTTTGGCTAATGTAGAAGCTCAAGAACCCAATGATTGTGTAGATGCAATAGTGGTCTGTGGAAATGGCACATTTTCATCTAATGCAACGGGTTCTGGTGATGATTCTGAAGTTAATGGCTGTGGTGGTTTTGAAAATAATTCATTATGGTTAGAGGTAAACATTGTACAATCTGGAACATTAGGATTTGATTTAATTCCTGACGATCCAGACATCATGGTTGATTACGATTTTTGGGTTTTTGGCCCAAACAGACTTTGTTCTAATTTAGGAAGTCCAATTCGCTGTGCAACTACTAACCCTAATCAAGCAGGTTTACCAAATAACTTTACAGGGATTAATGGCAGCACTACTTTAACGCAAACAGGACCAGGTGCTAACGGAAACGGTTATGTGTTTTGGTTGAATGTTAATGTTGGGGAATCCTATTTTATTGTTATCGATAGACCTGCTGGAGAAGGAGGTTTTCAATTGGAATGGACAGGTACTGCATCTGAAGGCACAGGGGCTTTTCCTGCACCGCCAGAAGCAAATACAATTGAAGATATAAAACAGTGTAGTAGTAATCCTAATATTGGAGTTTTTGATCTTAATAGTTTAAAGCCAAGTATTAATTCTGATGCAGCAAACACTATCGACTTTTATGCCAGTTTAGCAGATGCCACAGATGATATAAATGAATTGCCTGGGATTTATGCCAATACTTCTAATCCGCAGCAAATTTATGCCAAAGTGAAGTCTGGAATCACGGATTGTTACTCTTTAGTTGATTTTAATTTGGTTGTTACACCGATTCCAACGGCAACCGTTGCTGTTTCTAGTACCGCAATATGCGAAGGCGAAGACGTTACGTTTACATTTACAGGAACACCAGATTCTGTGGTGTATTATAATATAAATGGAGGAGATACAGAAGAAATTTTAATTGATGATACAGGCATTGCGACCATTGTTCAAAATCCAACATTAGACACTGAAGTTAATTTAGAAGATGCTCAAATTTTGAGCGCCACAAATGCTGTAGTATGCTCACAGACATTAGCCGATTCGGTTTCAGTTACGGTTAACAGCAATACAGTACCAACAATAATTAATAATACACCTATTTGTGAAGGCGAAGATGGCGAGTTACAATTTTCAGGTGACCCTAATGCCACCATTACGTACACCAATGATAGTGGAGCAAATCAATCGCTAAATTTAGATGCTACTGGGAACTTTACCTTGACTATTCCGGCGTTGACCGCAGATACTGATATTGATATTATTTCAGTAACAAGTGCTACACCTCCCAATTGTGAACTTGCACTAAATATTACAGAAACCATTGTAGTTGGGACTTTGCCAACTGTAATAGATCCTGAGCCGCTATTGGAATGTAATGATGGTACAAATCCAAACTCTGCGTCTTTTGATTTGGAAGCACAAAGCGCAGCGATTTCAGATAATGCAACAAATGTAACGGTAACCTATTATGAAACAGAAATTTTAGCCGAAACCGGAAATTCTCTTGACGCTTTAGCTTCACCATACGATAGTACTTCTGCAAATCAAACTATTTATGTACGTGTAGAAACAGATACAGGCTGTGTGGGTTATACAACGCTAAACTTACAAGTTGTTGGTGCGCCTCTGGCAAATATGGCCACAGATTTATTATCATGTGATGCCAATAATTTAGGTATTGGTGTTTTTGATTTAACACAAGCAGAAGCTGAGATAATCGCTGGAAACACACAAGCAGTTCAAGTCTCATATTATATTTTAGAAACTGAAGCCGAAGCAGGAGGAACTCCTACAATTGCAAATCCAACCGTTTTTGAAAATACGGATACTTATAATCAAACCGTTTATGTACGCGTTGATGCTGATGCAACGGATTGCTATAATATTTCGCCATTAAATTTAGAAGTTTTTGATACGCCTGTTATTACAACTCCAGATCTACTTGAAACATGTGACGATGCAAGTAATGATGGATTAGCACAATTTGATTTGGAAACACAAACTCCAATCATATTAAATGGTGCAACAGGTACAACTATTACGTATCACTTATCACTGCTAGATGCAGAAAATAATGATGATGCCTTAACAAGCCCATATACAAATGAAAGTAATAATCAAATCCTTTACGTACGTGCGGAAAATGATCTGAATACAGATTGCTATACAACCACTACTTTTAATTTGATAGTGAATCCATTACCATCTTTTTCCACACCCACACCCCTAGAAGTCTGTGACGACGGCACACCGGACGGTATAACAGAGCTGGATTTAAGCCTAAAGAACGCCGAGATAACAGGAAGCAACCCAAACTATTCGGTCAGCTATTATGAATCCATGGCAGATCTGCAATCCGGAGCAGATCCGTTACCAACCTTGTACACCAATACCAGTAACGGCCAGATCATCATTGCTTATGTCGAGGACATCAACACAGGCTGTTCGGATACCACGACCTTAGAGTTGCTGGTACAGCAAGCACCCGTGGCAAATATGCCAACACCTTTAGACTTCTGTGATCCGGATAGTGATGGTTTTGGGACTTTTGACCTGACCAGTAAGGACGATGAGATAACGGGAGGCGATACCACCTTAACGGTAAGCTATCACGAAACGATGGCAGATGCGCAGAACAATGTCAATCCGGTACCCAGCCCTTACAATAATATCGTATTGGGTTCCCAAACGCTCTATGCACGGGTTGAAAGTTCCACCATAGCTACAGATTGCGATACCATAGTCACCTTACAGATCAATGTCAACCCAACGCCCCAGTTGGGCGCAGTGGCACCGGAACCTTTGGAGATCTGCGATGATATCTCGGCAGATGGCTTTGGGCAATTCGACCTTACCAGTAAAATACCAGAAATTCTAGAGAACCTAGCGGACCCAACATTATATAACGTAACATTTTATGTCAATGAAACCGATGCGGCAGACGCTTTAAGTCCCATAAACAATGCAACCAATTATACCAATAGTGATGATTTCAACCAAGTTGTTTGGGTCCGGGTGGAAGATATGATGAGTGGATGTTATAAGTTGACCACTTTAGAATTGATTGTTAATCCAATACCTGTTTTGGTCCAGGCCGTGCCGTTGGAGCTATGTGACGATAATAACCCAGGTGACCAGGAGGAAGCCTTTACGCTCGAAGATGCAGCGGACGACATATTGAACGGACAATCAGGAATCGGTTTGGCCTTTTTTGAGACCCAAGCGGATCTGGACGCCAATACCGATCCAATTTCCAGTCCATATACCAATATCGAAAACCCACAAACCGTATTTGTAAAGGCAACGAACAATGCTACAGGTTGTGTTAATACATCATTATTGACATTGCGAGTTAGACCGATTCCATCGCCATTAGCTCCAATGGATTTAGAGGTCTGTGATGATGATGCGGACGGATTTACAGAATTTGATTTAGAAGAAAGAACTACAGAAATTATAGGTGGCGAACTGGATATTGACATAACCTACCATGAAACCCTGGAAGATGCCAATACAGGCAGCAATGCATTTGCAAGCCCGTATACCAATATTGTCATCAACGAACAGACCATATATGTCAGGGCGACCAATACGGTCACGGGCTGTTATGATATTTCCAGGACACTGACCATTCGGGTTTTGGATATTCCACAAGTGCCAACAACCATAGAACCGTTTATTATTTGTGATATGGACTCCAATGGTTTTACACAGTTTGATCTGACCACAAAAAACTCAGAGATCATAGGAGCCCAGACCGATGTAACTATAACCTATCATGTGTCCGAAGCGGACGCGTTATCAGGAAACAGTCCCATATCAACACCGGGAAGTTATACGAATTCAAGTAATCCACAGACTATTTTTGTACGGTTGGAAAATGACAATAATGATTGTTTCGATATAGGATCATTTGAAATCAGCGTTGCCTTACCGCCAGAAGCTATACAACCAGCTCCATTGGAAATATGTGATGACGAAACCGCAGATGAAATTACCGTTTTTGACCTGACCATGAAGAACGATGAGGTCACAGGTGGAGAAGCAAGCTGGAGTGTTGCCTATTACGAAACTTTGGCCAATGCACAGGATGAAGTTGATGCGGTCAATGCAGAAGCCTACACCAATACGGCAATCGGTACAGCAGAAGCCAACCCTCAAACATTGGTAGCAGTCGTTACCGATACGGACACCGGTTGCACGGATATGGTAACCTTGACGATAAGGGTTTTACCGAACCCAACACCAACGGCCAGCGATTTGTTGCCCAACATAGAACGCTGTTACGAAGAAAACACGGGAGACGGCGAGGAAGAATTTGACCTCACGGAAAACGAAGACCTGATCCGCAACGGTGAGAACGGTGTGACCATAACCTATCACGAGACAGAGGACGCTGCCAACGCGGGCACGGACGCAATCCCAGACCCAACACAGTACACCAATACAGGGACACCAACGCAGGAGATCTATGTAAGGATGACCAAGGACGCCACGGGCTGTTATGCCCTGGTGGACTTTACCATCGAGGTGAACCCGTTGCCAGAGGTGGTCGCTGTGACGGACTTCATCCAATGCGAGCTCTTTACCGACGGCACCGACACTTTTGACCTTAGCACCAAGGACGCCGAAGTGCTGAACGGACAGGACGAGGCCCAGTTTACGGTCAGTTACCATGATAACCTAACGGATGCGGAAGAAGGGATGAACGGCCTTGTGAGCCCTTACACCAATACGGCGAACCCACAACAGATATTCGTGACCATCACCAACAACGGGACGGGCTGTTCCATCAGTACCCAGAGCTTCAACATCGAGGTACAGGAGGCCGCACAGGCCAATCCTGATATGGATCCGATCCTTTTTGAGCTGTGTGACGATGAAATGGAGACCGATGGCAACCCGGTTAACGACAGTGCCCAGTTTGACCTTACAGAGATGGACACAGAGGTATTGGACGGACAGGACCCGTTGAACTACATCGTGACCTACTATGCCACCCAAGAAGATGCGGACGACAAGGTGAACCCATTGCCGACCTTATACGAAAATGTAACAAACCCACAGGTGATCTATGCAAGGGTGGACAACGACACGCCAGATGCGGTCACGGACGCGGACACTTCGATCTGTTATGCCCTGGCAGCGCTCACGCTGCAGATGAACCCTTTACCGGAGTTCGACCTGGATGAGAGCTATACCCTGTGCGTAAACACGGACGGGAGCGAAATATTGGACCCATTGGTCATAGACACGGGCCTATCGGCAACGGACTATGGTTTTGTGTGGAGTTATGAGGGCGTGGAAATAACGGGAGAGACAGGGCCGAGCATCATGCCGACCCAGGGCGGAAGCTATAGCGTGCTGGTTACCGATATAAGCACGTCCACGGCGACCAACTGTACAAATGAGGATACCACAGTGGTGATGGAAAGCGAACCGCCGAGCATAACGGTGAACGTACTGACACAGAACTTTGCGGAGAGCCACGTTCTGGAAGTGGTGCCAGGAGATGAAATAGGGGACTATGAATACAGCCTGGACAACGGCCCATGGCAGGACGGGACCCTGTTCACCGACGTGTCGCCCGGCCAGCACCATGTCACGGCAAGGGACAGGAACGGCTGTGGGACAACGACCGAACCGGCGTTCATAATCGATTACCCGCTGTACTTTACGCCCAACGGAGACGGCCAAAATGAAACTTGGAACATAGAAAGTATTGGAAGCAGCGCAAAAATTTACATATTTGACCGCTACGGAAAACTTCTGAAACAAATTAGCCCAGATGGAACTGGATGGGACGGCACCTACAATGGCAGTGCTATGCCAACCGACGGCTATTGGTTTACGGTTGAGTACGACGAGCCTTTGACAGGAGAACGTAAAGAATTTAGAGCCCATTTTACTTTGAAAAGGTAA
- the murQ gene encoding N-acetylmuramic acid 6-phosphate etherase — MNFIKTTEQDSNYNNLEKMSTNEIIRSINKEDQTVPLAVEKALPQIEALIDQVVSKLKNGGRLFYLGAGTSGRLGILDASECPPTFGVSHELVIGLIAGGDDAIRKAVENAEDSNTQGWLDLEAHNISTNDVVIGIAASGTTPYVISALEKCNEQAIITGCITCNEGSPLALTAKFPVEVVVGPEFLTGSSRMKAGTAQKMVLNMITTTTMIQLGKVKGNKMVDMQLSNDKLVERGVKMIMNELDISKEEAANLLNEHKSVRKSISHGRREQN; from the coding sequence ATGAATTTCATAAAAACAACTGAGCAAGATTCCAATTATAACAATCTCGAAAAAATGTCCACCAACGAGATTATTAGAAGCATCAATAAAGAAGACCAAACAGTGCCCTTAGCAGTGGAAAAAGCCTTACCACAAATTGAAGCTCTCATTGACCAAGTTGTTTCCAAATTAAAAAATGGAGGACGCCTTTTTTATTTAGGAGCTGGTACAAGTGGAAGATTAGGTATTCTTGATGCTTCCGAATGTCCACCTACTTTTGGAGTGTCTCATGAGTTGGTTATTGGTTTAATTGCTGGAGGTGACGACGCCATACGAAAAGCCGTGGAAAATGCTGAAGATTCGAATACCCAAGGTTGGTTAGATTTAGAAGCACATAATATCTCCACCAACGACGTTGTCATAGGGATTGCTGCCTCTGGAACAACACCTTATGTGATCAGTGCTTTAGAAAAATGTAATGAGCAAGCTATCATTACGGGATGTATAACCTGCAATGAAGGTAGTCCACTAGCACTTACAGCAAAATTCCCAGTTGAAGTTGTGGTCGGTCCAGAATTTTTAACCGGAAGCTCCAGAATGAAAGCTGGAACAGCCCAAAAAATGGTTCTAAATATGATAACCACTACTACCATGATTCAATTAGGTAAAGTAAAAGGCAACAAAATGGTGGATATGCAATTAAGTAATGACAAACTGGTGGAAAGAGGTGTAAAAATGATTATGAACGAGCTAGACATCTCAAAAGAAGAAGCTGCCAATCTATTAAACGAACACAAGAGCGTTAGAAAAAGTATTTCCCATGGACGACGAGAACAGAACTGA
- a CDS encoding DUF6095 family protein has translation MDDENRTDKDILAKGLKQMGICLLLMFAGPTLLHLTLDNKDKPLYIPLLIVSILLCILAISFLFIGVNTILNSIFKKK, from the coding sequence ATGGACGACGAGAACAGAACTGATAAAGACATTTTAGCTAAAGGTTTAAAGCAAATGGGCATTTGCCTTTTACTGATGTTTGCTGGCCCAACGTTACTACACCTAACCTTAGACAATAAAGACAAGCCACTCTACATTCCTTTACTGATTGTTTCAATTCTACTATGCATATTGGCGATTTCATTTTTGTTTATTGGGGTCAACACCATTCTGAACAGTATTTTTAAAAAAAAGTGA
- a CDS encoding sensor histidine kinase — translation MFQKRKNQLLLKNIEQQQKFDEELIKTQQEIQEETLKHVGRELHDNVGQMLVLATMQMKVAAKTVKDEAKTKVEHAAMALKDSLEEVRALSKSLNSDVIFNLGFDETVKNEITRMNKSGLIESSLSIIGEKVNFENKKDEIILFRILQEFFSNTLKYAEAEHLNVILDYQDACLAIKIEDDGIGCDLDAVEKGSGLINMEKRAELLDAKFKLTSQPENGTSLSLVYPFKK, via the coding sequence ATGTTTCAAAAACGTAAAAATCAACTTTTATTAAAAAATATTGAGCAACAACAAAAATTCGACGAAGAACTGATTAAAACCCAACAGGAAATCCAGGAAGAAACCTTAAAGCATGTTGGGCGGGAATTACACGATAATGTAGGACAAATGCTAGTATTAGCAACCATGCAAATGAAAGTTGCTGCCAAAACCGTAAAAGATGAAGCAAAGACTAAAGTGGAACATGCAGCAATGGCCTTAAAGGACTCCTTGGAGGAGGTTAGGGCTTTGTCAAAATCCTTAAATAGTGATGTGATTTTTAATTTAGGTTTTGATGAAACGGTAAAAAATGAAATTACGCGGATGAATAAATCGGGGCTAATAGAATCTAGCCTATCTATAATAGGTGAGAAGGTCAATTTTGAAAATAAGAAAGATGAAATCATTTTGTTCAGAATTTTGCAAGAGTTCTTTTCAAATACCTTAAAATATGCTGAAGCAGAACATCTCAATGTAATTTTAGATTATCAAGACGCATGTTTAGCCATTAAAATTGAAGACGATGGAATAGGATGTGACCTTGATGCTGTTGAAAAAGGTTCTGGATTAATCAATATGGAAAAAAGAGCAGAATTGTTGGATGCTAAATTTAAATTAACTTCTCAGCCTGAAAATGGAACCTCACTAAGCTTGGTTTATCCTTTTAAAAAGTAA
- a CDS encoding 5-oxoprolinase subunit C family protein, translated as MMKVLKAGFYSTIQDQGRLGHRSYGVPVSGVMDAYSSEFANKLLGNKIEAAVLEMTMTGAELQCLKPTTIAISGAHMNPKLNGKVIEMFRSISVKPDDILSFGKLSNGFRTYVAVKGGFLSETVLGSRSMAKGITEAVRIQREDVLEFNLTGLLNPKHAKLKFNTSYLDDDVLAVTKGPEFDALTKAQQALLINQGFQVSKFNNRMAYQLLPLFNNNLKPILTAPVLPGTVQLTPSGQLIVLMRDCQTTGGYPRVLQLTEKSISCLSQKNTGNHLKISLKD; from the coding sequence ATGATGAAAGTCTTAAAAGCAGGATTTTATTCCACCATACAAGACCAAGGTCGTTTAGGGCATCGCAGTTACGGCGTACCTGTTTCTGGTGTTATGGATGCCTATTCAAGTGAATTTGCGAATAAGCTGTTGGGAAACAAAATAGAGGCAGCCGTTTTGGAAATGACGATGACAGGAGCCGAACTACAATGCCTTAAGCCAACTACAATTGCTATATCTGGCGCTCATATGAACCCGAAATTAAATGGAAAGGTCATAGAAATGTTTAGGTCTATTTCGGTAAAACCCGACGATATTTTGAGTTTTGGAAAGCTGTCAAATGGCTTTAGAACTTATGTTGCCGTAAAAGGGGGATTTTTAAGTGAAACTGTTTTGGGAAGCAGAAGCATGGCGAAAGGGATTACGGAAGCCGTTAGAATACAAAGAGAAGATGTTTTAGAATTTAACTTAACAGGCTTATTAAATCCTAAACACGCGAAGCTAAAATTCAATACTTCCTATCTTGATGACGATGTTTTGGCAGTCACAAAGGGACCAGAGTTCGATGCACTAACAAAAGCACAGCAAGCCTTATTGATTAATCAAGGTTTTCAAGTGTCCAAATTTAATAACCGTATGGCCTATCAGCTTTTGCCATTATTCAACAATAATTTAAAGCCAATATTAACGGCTCCCGTTTTACCGGGAACCGTACAGCTCACACCATCAGGACAACTCATTGTTTTAATGCGGGACTGTCAAACTACAGGAGGTTATCCTAGGGTTCTTCAACTAACGGAAAAGTCGATAAGTTGTCTAAGTCAAAAAAATACAGGTAACCACCTAAAAATCAGTCTAAAAGACTAA